Proteins encoded by one window of Pelecanus crispus isolate bPelCri1 chromosome 8, bPelCri1.pri, whole genome shotgun sequence:
- the SF3B3 gene encoding splicing factor 3B subunit 3 isoform X1 yields the protein MFLYNLTLQRATGISYAIHGNFSGTKQQEIVVSRGKILELLRPDPNTGKVHTLLTVEVFGVIRSLMAFRLTGGTKDYIVVGSDSGRIVILEYQPSKNVFEKIHQETFGKSGCRRIVPGQYLAVDPKGRAVMISAIEKQKLVYILNRDAAARLTISSPLEAHKANTLVYHVVGVDVGFENPMFACLEMDYEEADNDPTGEAAANTQQTLTFYELDLGLNHVVRKYSEPLEEHGNFLITVPGGSDGPSGVLICSENYITYKNFGDQPDIRCPIPRRRNDLDDPERGMIFVCSATHKTKSMFFFLAQTEQGDIFKITLETDEDMVTEIRLKYFDTVPVAAAMCVLKTGFLFVASEFGNHYLYQIAHLGDDDEEPEFSSAMPLEEGDTFFFQPRPLKNLVLVDELDSLSPILCCQIADLANEDTPQLYVACGRGPRSSLRVLRHGLEVSEMAVSELPGNPNAVWTVRRHVEDEFDAYIIVSFVNATLVLSIGETVEEVTDSGFLGTTPTLSCSLLGDDALVQVYPDGIRHIRADKRVNEWKTPGKKTIVKCAVNQRQVVIALTGGELVYFEMDPSGQLNEYTERKEMSADVVCMSLANVPPGEQRSRFLAVGLVDNTVRIISLDPSDCLQPLSMQALPAQPESLCIVEMGGTEKQDELGERGSIGFLYLNIGLQNGVLLRTVLDPVTGDLSDTRTRYLGSRPVKLFRVRMQGQEAVLAMSSRSWLSYSYQSRFHLTPLSYETLEFASGFASEQCPEGIVAISTNTLRILALEKLGAVFNQVAFPLQYTPRKFVIHPESNNLIIIETDHNAYTEATKAQRKQQMAEEMVEAAGEDERELAAEMAAAFLNENLPESIFGAPKAGNGQWASVIRVMNPIQGNTLDLVQLEQNEAAFSVAVCRFSNTGDEWYVLVGVAKDLILNPRSVAGGFVYTYKLVNSGEKLEFLHKTPVEEVPAAIAPFQGRVLIGVGKLLRVYDLGKKKLLRKCENKHIANYICGIQTIGHRVIVSDVQESFIWVRYKRNENQLIIFADDTYPRWVTTATLLDYDTVAGADKFGNICVVRLPPNTNDEVDEDPTGNKALWDRGLLNGASQKAEVIMNYHVGETVLSLQKTTLIPGGSESLVYTTLSGGIGILVPFTSHEDHDFFQHVEMHLRSEHPPLCGRDHLSFRSYYFPVKNVIDGDLCEQFNSMEPNKQKNVAEELDRTPPEVSKKLEDIRTRYAF from the exons ATGTTTCTCTACAACCTGACGTTGCAGCGTGCCACTGGCATTAGCTATGCTATTCATGGCAATTTCTCAG GAACGAAACAACAAGAAATCGTCGTTTCCCGGGGCAAGATCCTGGAGTTACTCCGCCCTGATCCCAACACGGGGAAGGTTCACACCCTGCTGACCGTAGAAGTGTTTGGAGTCATTCGCTCCCTCATGGCCTTTAGGCTGACAGGTGGGACCAAAGACTACATCGTTGTGGGCAGCGATTCGGGACGCATTGTTATTCTGGAGTACCAGCCCTCAAAGAATGTGTTTGAGAAGATTCATCAGGAAACCTTTGGCAAGAGTGGATGTCGCAGAATCGTTCCAGGCCAGTACTTGGCTGTAGACCCAAAAGGCCGTGCTGTCATGATCA GTGCAAttgaaaagcagaagctggTGTATATCTTGaacagagatgctgctgctcgTCTCACCATTTCCTCCCCGCTGGAAGCCCACAAGGCCAATACCTTGGTCTACCACGTGGTGGGAGTTGATGTGGGATTTGAAAACCCGATGTTTGCTTGTCTGGAAATGGATTATGAG GAGGCAGACAATGATCCcactggagaagcagcagccaacACACAACAGACATTGACATTTTATGAACTGGACTTGGGTTTGAACCACGTTGTTAGGAAATACAGTGAGCCCTTGGAAGAGCATGGCAACTTCCTTATAACAG ttCCTGGTGGTTCTGATGGACCTAGCGGGGTGCTGATCTGTTCAGAAAACTATATTACTTATAAAAACTTTGGTGACCAGCCTGATATCAGATGCCCAATTCCCAGGAGACGG AATGACTTGGATGACCCAGAGAGAGGTATGATTTTTGTCTGCTCTGCTACACATAAGACCAAGTCCATGTTCTTCTTCCTGGCCCAGACAGAGCAGGGAGATATCTTCAAAATTACTCTGGAGACTGATGAAGACATG GTAACAGAGATTCGACTGAAGTACTTTGACACTGTTCCTGTTGCTGCTGCCATGTGCGTGCTGAAAACGGGGTTTCTCTTTGTGGCATCTGAATTTGGAAACCA TTACCTGTACCAGATAGCTCACCTGGGTGATGATGATGAGGAGCCAGAGTTCTCTTCTGCCATGCCTCTTGAGGAAGGAGATACGTTCTTTTTTCAGCCACGACCTCTCAAGAACCTGGTGCTAGTGGACGAATTGGACAGTTTGTCTCCTATTCTGTGTTGTCAG ATAGCTGATCTGGCCAATGAAGACACACCCCAGTTGTATGTGGCTTGTGGTCGGGGGCCCCGGTCGTCTCTGAGGGTTCTAAGACATGGACTTGAG GTATCTGAAATGGCCGTCTCAGAGCTGCCTGGTAACCCTAATGCTGTATGGACTGTGAGGAGACATGTTGAAG ATGAATTTGATGCCTATATCATTGTGTCCTTCGTAAATGCCACACTGGTGCTGTCTATTGGAGAGACTGTAGAAGAAGTGACTGACTCTGGATTCCTGGGTACTACACCTACCTTGTCCTGCTCTCTTCTTGGTGATGATGCTTTGGTACAG gtttaTCCAGATGGGATCCGGCATATCCGAGCAGATAAGAGGGTAAATGAATGGAAGACACCAGGGAAGAAAACCATTGTAAAATGTGCAGTGAACCAGAGACAAGTAGTGATAGCACTGACTGGAGGAGAGCTGGTTTACTTTGAGATGGACCCG tcaGGTCAGCTGAATGAGTacacagagagaaaggagatgTCAGCCGATGTAGTTTGCATGAGCCTGGCCAATGTTCCCCCTGGGGAGCAGCGCTCCCGATTCCTTGCCGTTGGGCTGGTGGACAACACTGTCAGAATTATTTCCCTTGACCCTTCG GATTGCTTACAGCCCCTGAGTATGCAGGCCCTTCCTGCACAGCCTGAGTCTCTGTGTATTGTAGAGATGGGTGGCACAGAGAAGCAAGACGAGCTGGGGGAGAGAGGCTCCATTGGCTTTCTGTACCTGAACATTGGACTGCAG AATGGTGTGCTGCTGCGAACTGTCCTGGATCCTGTTACTGGTGATCTTTCCGATACCAGGACCAGATACCTTGGCTCACGGCCTGTGAAACTCTTCCGAGTCCGAATGCAAGGCCAAGAGGCG GTGCTGGCCATGTCAAGCCGTTCCTGGCTCAGTTATTCCTATCAGTCACGCTTCCACCTGACTCCCCTGTCTTATGAGACACTGGAGTTTGCgtctggttttgcttctgaGCAGTGCCCAGAGGGCATTGTAGCCATCTCCACAAACACATTGAG GATTTTGGCACTGGAGAAGCTGGGGGCAGTCTTCAACCAGGTTGCCTTCCCGTTGCAGTACACACCCCGAAAATTTGTCATTCACCCAGAGAGCAACAACCTGATCATCATTGAGACAGATCATAATGCTTACACTGAGGCCACCAAGGCACAGAGGAAGCAGCAAATGGCCGAG GAAATGGTGGAGGCTGCGGGTGAAGATGAGAGGGAGTTGGCTGCAGAGATGGCTGCAGCCTTTTTGAACGAGAATCTTCCTGAGTCTATCTTTGGTGCTCCCAAGGCAGGGAATGGACAGTGGGCTTCTGTTATCAGGGTGATGAACCCCATCCAGGGAAATACATTAGATCTGGTCCAGCTAGAGCAGAACGAAGCTGCCTTCAG CGTGGCTGTGTGCAGGTTCTCCAATACTGGTGATGAGTGGTACGTGCTAGTGGGAGTCGCCAAGGACCTGATTCTGAACCCACGCTCGGTTGCTGGGGGATTTGTTTACACATACAAGCTGGTGAATAGTGGTGAGAAGCTGGAGTTTCTGCACAAG ACTCCTGTGGAGGAGGTTCCTGCAGCCATTGCTCCGTTCCAAGGTAGAGTCTTAATTGGAGTTGGAAAGCTCTTGCGTGTTTATGACCTGGGCAAGAAGAAACTGCTTCGGAAGTGTGAGAATAAG cacATTGCCAACTACATCTGTGGGATCCAAACCATTGGGCACAGAGTAATTGTTTCAGATGTTCAGGAGAGTTTCATCTGGGTGCGCTACAAAAGGAATGAGAACCAGCTCATCATCTTTGCTGATGACACTTATCCCCGGTGGGTCACTACAGCAACTCTCCTGGATTATGACACTGTGGCTGGAGCAGACAAGTTTGGCAACATCTGTGTG GTGAGATTGCCTCCCAACACCAATGATGAGGTAGATGAGGATCCCACAGGCAATAAAGCTCTCTGGGACAGGGGGCTTCTTAATGGAGCATCGCAGAAG GCTGAAGTGATTATGAATTACCACGTGGGAGAGACAGTGCTTTCCTTACAGAAGACTACGCTGATCCCAGGAGGCTCTGAATCTCTTGTCTATACCACCTTATCAGGGGGGATAGGAATCTTGGTCCCTTTTACTTCCCATGAG GATCATGACTTCTTCCAGCATGTGGAAATGCACTTAAGGTCTGAGCACCCTCCTCTCTGTGGGCGAGACCATCTCAGTTTCCGCTCCTACTACTTCCCAGTGAAG AATGTGATCGATGGGGACCTGTGTGAGCAGTTCAACTCCATGGAGCCTAACAAACAGAAGAATGTGGCTGAAGAGCTGGACCGGACCCCACCTGAGGTGTCCAAGAAGCTGGAAGACATCCGCACGCGCTATGctttctga
- the SF3B3 gene encoding splicing factor 3B subunit 3 isoform X2: MFLYNLTLQRATGISYAIHGNFSGTKQQEIVVSRGKILELLRPDPNTGKVHTLLTVEVFGVIRSLMAFRLTGGTKDYIVVGSDSGRIVILEYQPSKNVFEKIHQETFGKSGCRRIVPGQYLAVDPKGRAVMISAIEKQKLVYILNRDAAARLTISSPLEAHKANTLVYHVVGVDVGFENPMFACLEMDYEEADNDPTGEAAANTQQTLTFYELDLGLNHVVRKYSEPLEEHGNFLITVPGGSDGPSGVLICSENYITYKNFGDQPDIRCPIPRRRNDLDDPERGMIFVCSATHKTKSMFFFLAQTEQGDIFKITLETDEDMVTEIRLKYFDTVPVAAAMCVLKTGFLFVASEFGNHYLYQIAHLGDDDEEPEFSSAMPLEEGDTFFFQPRPLKNLVLVDELDSLSPILCCQIADLANEDTPQLYVACGRGPRSSLRVLRHGLEVSEMAVSELPGNPNAVWTVRRHVEDEFDAYIIVSFVNATLVLSIGETVEEVTDSGFLGTTPTLSCSLLGDDALVQVYPDGIRHIRADKRVNEWKTPGKKTIVKCAVNQRQVVIALTGGELVYFEMDPSGQLNEYTERKEMSADVVCMSLANVPPGEQRSRFLAVGLVDNTVRIISLDPSDCLQPLSMQALPAQPESLCIVEMGGTEKQDELGERGSIGFLYLNIGLQNGVLLRTVLDPVTGDLSDTRTRYLGSRPVKLFRVRMQGQEAVLAMSSRSWLSYSYQSRFHLTPLSYETLEFASGFASEQCPEGIVAISTNTLRILALEKLGAVFNQVAFPLQYTPRKFVIHPESNNLIIIETDHNAYTEATKAQRKQQMAEEMVEAAGEDERELAAEMAAAFLNENLPESIFGAPKAGNGQWASVIRVMNPIQGNTLDLVQLEQNEAAFSVAVCRFSNTGDEWYVLVGVAKDLILNPRSVAGGFVYTYKLVNSGEKLEFLHKHIANYICGIQTIGHRVIVSDVQESFIWVRYKRNENQLIIFADDTYPRWVTTATLLDYDTVAGADKFGNICVVRLPPNTNDEVDEDPTGNKALWDRGLLNGASQKAEVIMNYHVGETVLSLQKTTLIPGGSESLVYTTLSGGIGILVPFTSHEDHDFFQHVEMHLRSEHPPLCGRDHLSFRSYYFPVKNVIDGDLCEQFNSMEPNKQKNVAEELDRTPPEVSKKLEDIRTRYAF; the protein is encoded by the exons ATGTTTCTCTACAACCTGACGTTGCAGCGTGCCACTGGCATTAGCTATGCTATTCATGGCAATTTCTCAG GAACGAAACAACAAGAAATCGTCGTTTCCCGGGGCAAGATCCTGGAGTTACTCCGCCCTGATCCCAACACGGGGAAGGTTCACACCCTGCTGACCGTAGAAGTGTTTGGAGTCATTCGCTCCCTCATGGCCTTTAGGCTGACAGGTGGGACCAAAGACTACATCGTTGTGGGCAGCGATTCGGGACGCATTGTTATTCTGGAGTACCAGCCCTCAAAGAATGTGTTTGAGAAGATTCATCAGGAAACCTTTGGCAAGAGTGGATGTCGCAGAATCGTTCCAGGCCAGTACTTGGCTGTAGACCCAAAAGGCCGTGCTGTCATGATCA GTGCAAttgaaaagcagaagctggTGTATATCTTGaacagagatgctgctgctcgTCTCACCATTTCCTCCCCGCTGGAAGCCCACAAGGCCAATACCTTGGTCTACCACGTGGTGGGAGTTGATGTGGGATTTGAAAACCCGATGTTTGCTTGTCTGGAAATGGATTATGAG GAGGCAGACAATGATCCcactggagaagcagcagccaacACACAACAGACATTGACATTTTATGAACTGGACTTGGGTTTGAACCACGTTGTTAGGAAATACAGTGAGCCCTTGGAAGAGCATGGCAACTTCCTTATAACAG ttCCTGGTGGTTCTGATGGACCTAGCGGGGTGCTGATCTGTTCAGAAAACTATATTACTTATAAAAACTTTGGTGACCAGCCTGATATCAGATGCCCAATTCCCAGGAGACGG AATGACTTGGATGACCCAGAGAGAGGTATGATTTTTGTCTGCTCTGCTACACATAAGACCAAGTCCATGTTCTTCTTCCTGGCCCAGACAGAGCAGGGAGATATCTTCAAAATTACTCTGGAGACTGATGAAGACATG GTAACAGAGATTCGACTGAAGTACTTTGACACTGTTCCTGTTGCTGCTGCCATGTGCGTGCTGAAAACGGGGTTTCTCTTTGTGGCATCTGAATTTGGAAACCA TTACCTGTACCAGATAGCTCACCTGGGTGATGATGATGAGGAGCCAGAGTTCTCTTCTGCCATGCCTCTTGAGGAAGGAGATACGTTCTTTTTTCAGCCACGACCTCTCAAGAACCTGGTGCTAGTGGACGAATTGGACAGTTTGTCTCCTATTCTGTGTTGTCAG ATAGCTGATCTGGCCAATGAAGACACACCCCAGTTGTATGTGGCTTGTGGTCGGGGGCCCCGGTCGTCTCTGAGGGTTCTAAGACATGGACTTGAG GTATCTGAAATGGCCGTCTCAGAGCTGCCTGGTAACCCTAATGCTGTATGGACTGTGAGGAGACATGTTGAAG ATGAATTTGATGCCTATATCATTGTGTCCTTCGTAAATGCCACACTGGTGCTGTCTATTGGAGAGACTGTAGAAGAAGTGACTGACTCTGGATTCCTGGGTACTACACCTACCTTGTCCTGCTCTCTTCTTGGTGATGATGCTTTGGTACAG gtttaTCCAGATGGGATCCGGCATATCCGAGCAGATAAGAGGGTAAATGAATGGAAGACACCAGGGAAGAAAACCATTGTAAAATGTGCAGTGAACCAGAGACAAGTAGTGATAGCACTGACTGGAGGAGAGCTGGTTTACTTTGAGATGGACCCG tcaGGTCAGCTGAATGAGTacacagagagaaaggagatgTCAGCCGATGTAGTTTGCATGAGCCTGGCCAATGTTCCCCCTGGGGAGCAGCGCTCCCGATTCCTTGCCGTTGGGCTGGTGGACAACACTGTCAGAATTATTTCCCTTGACCCTTCG GATTGCTTACAGCCCCTGAGTATGCAGGCCCTTCCTGCACAGCCTGAGTCTCTGTGTATTGTAGAGATGGGTGGCACAGAGAAGCAAGACGAGCTGGGGGAGAGAGGCTCCATTGGCTTTCTGTACCTGAACATTGGACTGCAG AATGGTGTGCTGCTGCGAACTGTCCTGGATCCTGTTACTGGTGATCTTTCCGATACCAGGACCAGATACCTTGGCTCACGGCCTGTGAAACTCTTCCGAGTCCGAATGCAAGGCCAAGAGGCG GTGCTGGCCATGTCAAGCCGTTCCTGGCTCAGTTATTCCTATCAGTCACGCTTCCACCTGACTCCCCTGTCTTATGAGACACTGGAGTTTGCgtctggttttgcttctgaGCAGTGCCCAGAGGGCATTGTAGCCATCTCCACAAACACATTGAG GATTTTGGCACTGGAGAAGCTGGGGGCAGTCTTCAACCAGGTTGCCTTCCCGTTGCAGTACACACCCCGAAAATTTGTCATTCACCCAGAGAGCAACAACCTGATCATCATTGAGACAGATCATAATGCTTACACTGAGGCCACCAAGGCACAGAGGAAGCAGCAAATGGCCGAG GAAATGGTGGAGGCTGCGGGTGAAGATGAGAGGGAGTTGGCTGCAGAGATGGCTGCAGCCTTTTTGAACGAGAATCTTCCTGAGTCTATCTTTGGTGCTCCCAAGGCAGGGAATGGACAGTGGGCTTCTGTTATCAGGGTGATGAACCCCATCCAGGGAAATACATTAGATCTGGTCCAGCTAGAGCAGAACGAAGCTGCCTTCAG CGTGGCTGTGTGCAGGTTCTCCAATACTGGTGATGAGTGGTACGTGCTAGTGGGAGTCGCCAAGGACCTGATTCTGAACCCACGCTCGGTTGCTGGGGGATTTGTTTACACATACAAGCTGGTGAATAGTGGTGAGAAGCTGGAGTTTCTGCACAAG cacATTGCCAACTACATCTGTGGGATCCAAACCATTGGGCACAGAGTAATTGTTTCAGATGTTCAGGAGAGTTTCATCTGGGTGCGCTACAAAAGGAATGAGAACCAGCTCATCATCTTTGCTGATGACACTTATCCCCGGTGGGTCACTACAGCAACTCTCCTGGATTATGACACTGTGGCTGGAGCAGACAAGTTTGGCAACATCTGTGTG GTGAGATTGCCTCCCAACACCAATGATGAGGTAGATGAGGATCCCACAGGCAATAAAGCTCTCTGGGACAGGGGGCTTCTTAATGGAGCATCGCAGAAG GCTGAAGTGATTATGAATTACCACGTGGGAGAGACAGTGCTTTCCTTACAGAAGACTACGCTGATCCCAGGAGGCTCTGAATCTCTTGTCTATACCACCTTATCAGGGGGGATAGGAATCTTGGTCCCTTTTACTTCCCATGAG GATCATGACTTCTTCCAGCATGTGGAAATGCACTTAAGGTCTGAGCACCCTCCTCTCTGTGGGCGAGACCATCTCAGTTTCCGCTCCTACTACTTCCCAGTGAAG AATGTGATCGATGGGGACCTGTGTGAGCAGTTCAACTCCATGGAGCCTAACAAACAGAAGAATGTGGCTGAAGAGCTGGACCGGACCCCACCTGAGGTGTCCAAGAAGCTGGAAGACATCCGCACGCGCTATGctttctga